From Thermogladius calderae 1633, a single genomic window includes:
- the allB gene encoding allantoinase AllB, with translation MNVLVRGGLIVTPEYVYQADVLVENGVIKEVGRGLNAPPGFEVIEAGGMLVLPGVVDEHVHMREPGLTYKDDFEHGTKAAAAGGVTTVVEMPNTLPPVDSAERVAEKARLLQGKAYVDFALYGVIHDGSVGRIREMLDAGVVGFKVFLGPTTGNIPPPRLGSLVEVMESSEKYGFTVAFHAETHELVEYFTARYRAQGSKPSLHDLARPPLAEAHAIRTIGSIQEHAGGRSLIVHVSSKQALEAVEEFKRRGVSMYAETCPHYLVLSADDYEKYGPLIKVNPPIRGRDHAEALLRGVNSGLIDTIGSDHAPHAPEEKSGDIWSAASGMPGVQTLLPLMLDLALRGFIDVRRIPLLMARNPAKLFKLWPWKGEIAPGSSGDLVVVDPREEYVVREEDLYYKHKLSPYIGWRLKGRVKYTILKGVVVARDGVVEGKPVGSWVRPVR, from the coding sequence ATGAACGTTCTCGTGAGAGGGGGGCTAATCGTAACACCCGAGTACGTGTACCAGGCGGACGTCCTCGTGGAGAACGGGGTGATCAAGGAGGTCGGTAGAGGGCTGAATGCGCCTCCCGGCTTCGAGGTCATAGAGGCCGGCGGGATGCTCGTCCTCCCGGGCGTGGTAGACGAGCACGTCCACATGCGCGAGCCGGGCTTGACCTACAAGGACGACTTCGAGCACGGTACCAAGGCGGCTGCGGCAGGCGGCGTGACTACGGTCGTCGAGATGCCCAACACGCTCCCACCCGTGGACTCCGCCGAGAGAGTTGCCGAGAAGGCCAGGCTTCTACAGGGGAAGGCCTACGTCGACTTCGCCCTCTACGGGGTCATCCACGACGGGAGCGTGGGCAGGATAAGGGAGATGCTCGACGCGGGCGTCGTGGGGTTCAAGGTCTTCCTAGGCCCCACGACCGGCAACATACCGCCGCCCAGGCTGGGGAGCCTCGTGGAGGTGATGGAGTCCTCGGAGAAGTACGGGTTCACGGTCGCCTTCCACGCCGAGACGCACGAGCTGGTCGAGTACTTCACGGCGAGGTACAGGGCGCAGGGGTCTAAGCCCTCCCTCCACGACTTGGCGAGACCGCCTCTGGCGGAGGCCCACGCCATTAGAACGATAGGGTCGATACAGGAGCACGCCGGGGGCAGGTCTCTGATAGTCCACGTCTCGTCGAAGCAGGCGCTCGAGGCCGTCGAGGAGTTCAAGAGGAGGGGCGTCTCCATGTACGCCGAGACCTGCCCGCACTACCTGGTCCTGTCGGCGGACGACTACGAGAAGTACGGCCCCCTAATCAAAGTGAACCCGCCTATAAGGGGGAGGGACCACGCCGAGGCCCTGCTCCGCGGGGTGAACAGCGGGCTTATCGACACTATTGGTAGCGACCACGCGCCCCACGCTCCCGAGGAGAAGAGCGGGGACATATGGTCGGCGGCCTCGGGTATGCCCGGTGTACAGACGCTGCTCCCGCTCATGCTCGACCTGGCGCTCAGGGGCTTCATCGACGTGAGGAGGATACCCCTGCTAATGGCGAGGAACCCCGCCAAGCTGTTCAAGCTCTGGCCGTGGAAGGGCGAGATAGCCCCCGGGAGCTCCGGGGACCTCGTCGTCGTAGACCCGAGAGAGGAGTACGTGGTCAGGGAGGAGGACTTGTACTACAAGCACAAGCTGTCCCCCTACATAGGCTGGAGGCTCAAGGGGAGGGTGAAGTACACGATACTGAAGGGGGTAGTGGTGGCTAGAGACGGCGTCGTGGAAGGCAAACCGGTGGGCTCCTGGGTCAGGCCGGTTCGGTGA
- a CDS encoding pyridoxal phosphate-dependent aminotransferase, translating to MTGVSRRSRAIKTSPHRVLVALADQLRRSGRRVIDFTAGQPGLPPDASALAEFIEFMSKNTFTAFRYAPTQGLPELREEISADLKKYGGVDVPPDNIVVTTGGLDGIILSLYATTDPNDRVLLLEPCYSMYWDTLTFLGLEAEWCSESVDTGFQPSVDCILDKMKKVKAVLLASPDNPTSRVISREVAKAIAEEASRRGVWILYDVAYKHLVYEGEHVWLEKYVENPDVLVNIGSFSKDIAIPGGRLGYVYTFNKELAREMVKLKGILGIVAPVPMQWLATLYLRKGYKEKYLDYVLPIYRKRRDAAYEAVRKYLPRARVVKPTASMYVFPDLSSYLAEKKVSDLDLAVKLAEEKGVVALPGSIFGPSGVNHLRITFVTNDEKTIEEGVRLIGEYLGEA from the coding sequence ATGACGGGTGTCTCGCGTAGGAGCAGGGCGATCAAGACCTCGCCTCACAGGGTTCTCGTAGCGCTCGCAGACCAGCTGAGGAGGAGCGGGAGGAGGGTCATAGACTTCACGGCGGGGCAGCCCGGTCTACCGCCGGACGCTAGCGCTCTAGCCGAGTTCATAGAGTTCATGTCGAAGAACACTTTCACGGCCTTCCGCTACGCCCCCACCCAGGGGCTGCCGGAGCTGAGGGAGGAGATAAGCGCCGACCTGAAGAAGTACGGGGGTGTGGACGTCCCGCCCGACAACATCGTGGTCACGACCGGGGGGCTGGACGGCATCATCCTCTCGCTGTACGCTACCACGGACCCCAACGACAGAGTCCTGCTCCTAGAGCCCTGCTACAGCATGTACTGGGACACCCTCACCTTCCTCGGCTTGGAGGCCGAGTGGTGTAGCGAGAGCGTCGACACGGGGTTCCAGCCGAGCGTGGACTGTATCCTAGACAAGATGAAGAAGGTCAAGGCCGTCCTCCTAGCCAGCCCCGACAACCCGACCTCGAGGGTGATAAGCAGGGAGGTGGCGAAGGCCATTGCCGAGGAGGCCTCGAGGAGGGGCGTCTGGATACTCTACGATGTGGCCTACAAGCACCTGGTGTACGAGGGGGAGCACGTCTGGTTGGAGAAGTACGTGGAGAACCCCGACGTGCTCGTGAACATTGGTAGCTTTTCCAAGGACATCGCGATACCGGGCGGTAGGCTCGGCTACGTTTACACGTTCAACAAGGAGCTGGCCCGCGAGATGGTGAAGCTCAAGGGGATACTCGGCATCGTGGCCCCGGTACCGATGCAGTGGCTCGCGACACTGTACCTGAGGAAGGGGTATAAGGAGAAGTACCTCGACTACGTCCTCCCGATCTACAGGAAGAGGAGGGACGCCGCCTACGAGGCTGTGAGAAAGTACCTCCCTAGGGCGAGGGTCGTGAAGCCAACGGCTAGCATGTACGTGTTCCCAGACCTCTCCAGCTACCTGGCCGAGAAGAAGGTCAGCGACCTCGACCTGGCCGTTAAACTAGCGGAGGAGAAGGGCGTGGTAGCGTTACCGGGCTCCATATTCGGCCCGTCCGGTGTCAACCACTTGAGGATAACCTTTGTCACCAACGACGAGAAGACTATTGAAGAAGGGGTCAGGCTCATAGGGGAGTACCTGGGCGAGGCCTAG
- a CDS encoding PPC domain-containing DNA-binding protein — translation MSAYAVKGVYPVRLERNSLVPDAIATAVLERGLRGGLVLAIGGLKHAELGVYDRGAGRYVVQTLDAAADETLEVAPMLGNYLVTSSGHVSVHLHVNLAWRRGSAAGHLVSGLVDPFLEVFLVEVGDVVREVFFHRDV, via the coding sequence GTGTCCGCCTACGCTGTTAAGGGGGTCTACCCCGTCAGGCTGGAGAGGAACTCCCTCGTCCCGGACGCCATCGCTACCGCCGTTCTCGAGAGGGGGCTGAGGGGAGGGTTGGTGCTGGCGATAGGGGGCTTGAAGCACGCGGAGCTCGGTGTCTACGACAGGGGGGCCGGCAGGTACGTTGTACAGACGCTCGACGCGGCCGCAGACGAGACGCTCGAGGTGGCGCCGATGCTGGGCAACTACCTGGTGACGAGCAGCGGCCACGTCTCGGTCCACCTCCACGTCAACCTGGCGTGGCGTAGGGGTAGCGCCGCCGGCCACCTGGTCAGCGGTCTAGTCGACCCGTTTCTAGAGGTGTTCCTCGTAGAGGTCGGCGACGTGGTGAGAGAGGTTTTCTTCCACAGGGACGTCTAG
- a CDS encoding phosphoenolpyruvate carboxykinase (GTP), producing MPTALPRGVSERVVEVLRRYADREHLERLLAIPDPRLHSWVADVAETADPERIYVNTGSPEDLEFIKRRALENREELPTKYKNKTVHFDGLYDLARDRENTRILVPPGHSIAMVNTLERERGLAEIRELFKGVMRGNTMYIGFYCFGPRDSPFSLYGVQITDSAYVAHSENILYRVCYSVFVERGGRLKYMRFLHATGERNELGWSKNVEKRRIYIDLDDHIVYSVNTQYAGNTVGLKKLSLRLCVNQGKKEGFLCEHMFIVGVKGPGGRVTYVTGAYPAGCGKTSTALVADTLVSDDLAIIHAYNGEARAINPEVGSFGIIDGINPVDDPEIYRILLDPETEVIFSNVLLTEDGDVWWRGRPEPPRSGLNYAGPWRPGLRDDKGREVLPSHPNARFTTYLKYLKNLDPRIEDPLGVPVEAMIFGGRDSDTNFPVEEAFDWVHGNVTKAAALESERTAAVLGQVGVKEFNPYAILDFLSVSPGEFLRLHLDFAGRLTRLPKIYSVNYFLRDKEGRFLNEKTDKVVWLKWIELRVHGDVEALESPTGLIPVYEDLAKLFRDVLGKEYTEQAYREQFKVRVAKQIERVNRVVEVYKKIPDTPPVFFDVMREQLRRLEEARLRYGDYIDPFQLDKK from the coding sequence ATGCCCACCGCACTCCCTAGAGGGGTATCCGAGAGGGTCGTCGAGGTCCTTAGGAGGTATGCCGACAGGGAACACCTGGAGAGGCTCCTCGCGATCCCGGACCCCCGCCTCCACAGCTGGGTCGCAGACGTGGCAGAGACCGCCGACCCGGAGAGGATCTACGTCAACACGGGCTCGCCTGAGGACTTGGAGTTCATAAAGAGGCGTGCCCTAGAGAACAGGGAGGAGCTCCCTACGAAGTACAAGAACAAGACCGTGCACTTCGACGGGCTATACGACCTAGCGAGAGACAGGGAGAACACGAGGATACTAGTCCCGCCCGGGCACAGTATAGCCATGGTGAACACGCTCGAGAGGGAGAGGGGCCTAGCCGAGATCAGGGAGCTCTTCAAGGGCGTGATGAGAGGGAACACGATGTACATTGGGTTCTACTGCTTCGGGCCGAGGGACTCGCCGTTCTCCCTCTACGGGGTCCAGATAACGGACTCGGCGTACGTGGCCCACAGCGAGAACATACTTTACAGGGTCTGCTACAGCGTGTTCGTGGAGAGGGGCGGTAGGCTGAAGTACATGAGGTTCCTGCACGCGACTGGTGAGAGGAACGAGCTGGGCTGGAGCAAGAACGTCGAGAAGAGGAGGATATACATAGACCTCGACGACCACATAGTCTACAGCGTGAACACCCAGTACGCCGGGAACACGGTGGGCCTGAAGAAGCTCTCGCTCAGGCTGTGCGTGAACCAGGGCAAGAAGGAGGGGTTCCTCTGTGAGCACATGTTCATAGTCGGGGTCAAGGGGCCGGGGGGCCGGGTGACGTACGTGACGGGTGCCTACCCCGCCGGCTGCGGCAAGACGTCCACCGCGCTAGTGGCAGACACGCTCGTCAGCGACGACCTGGCAATAATACACGCCTACAACGGTGAGGCCAGGGCGATAAACCCCGAGGTGGGTTCCTTCGGGATAATAGACGGGATAAACCCTGTCGACGACCCGGAGATCTACAGAATACTCCTGGACCCCGAGACCGAGGTGATCTTCAGCAACGTCCTCCTCACGGAGGACGGGGATGTCTGGTGGAGGGGGAGGCCCGAGCCCCCCAGGAGCGGGTTGAACTACGCGGGTCCCTGGAGGCCGGGGCTTAGGGACGATAAAGGGAGGGAGGTGCTCCCGTCCCACCCCAACGCCAGGTTCACGACGTACCTCAAGTACCTGAAGAACCTGGACCCGAGGATAGAGGACCCCTTGGGCGTCCCCGTGGAGGCGATGATATTCGGCGGGAGGGACTCGGACACGAACTTCCCGGTTGAGGAGGCCTTCGACTGGGTACACGGCAACGTGACGAAGGCCGCCGCCCTCGAGTCGGAGAGGACGGCCGCGGTCCTCGGCCAGGTTGGGGTCAAGGAGTTCAACCCCTACGCCATACTAGACTTCCTCTCGGTGTCCCCCGGCGAGTTCCTGAGGCTTCACCTGGACTTCGCGGGGAGGTTGACACGCTTACCCAAGATATACAGCGTCAACTACTTCCTCAGGGACAAGGAGGGCAGGTTCCTGAACGAGAAGACAGATAAAGTGGTCTGGTTGAAGTGGATAGAGCTGAGAGTACACGGCGACGTGGAGGCTCTCGAGTCGCCGACGGGCCTCATACCAGTCTACGAAGACCTGGCCAAGCTGTTCAGAGACGTGCTTGGAAAAGAGTACACGGAGCAGGCCTACAGGGAGCAGTTCAAGGTCAGGGTGGCCAAACAGATAGAGAGGGTCAACAGGGTTGTAGAGGTGTACAAGAAGATCCCCGACACTCCCCCCGTGTTCTTCGACGTGATGAGGGAGCAGCTGAGGAGGCTCGAGGAGGCGAGGCTCAGGTACGGGGACTACATTGACCCGTTCCAGCTGGACAAAAAGTAG
- a CDS encoding ABC transporter ATP-binding protein translates to MTRLLELRRVNAGYGEFKVLHDVSLYVDKGEIVAVVGPNGAGKTTLLRTIMGYTTLYSGSVVFKSVDISGKRVHERVALGLTMVPEGRGIFPNLTVEENLLAGAYLERDKSKVRERLELVYSIFPRLKERRGQLAGSLSGGEAQMLALGRGLMTSPMLLLVDEMSLGLAPKVVLALFDLVVKLNKEYGLTMLVVEQHVKNALEISSRGYVLENGRVVLEGDGRSLLSNEMLKKAYLIY, encoded by the coding sequence ATGACCCGCCTACTCGAGCTTAGGAGGGTTAACGCGGGCTACGGCGAGTTCAAGGTCCTGCACGACGTCTCCCTCTACGTCGACAAAGGCGAGATAGTCGCCGTCGTAGGCCCCAACGGAGCCGGCAAGACGACACTACTCCGGACTATCATGGGCTACACCACGCTGTACAGCGGGAGCGTCGTCTTCAAGTCTGTCGACATCTCCGGCAAGAGAGTCCACGAGCGGGTGGCGCTGGGGCTCACAATGGTGCCGGAGGGCAGGGGGATCTTCCCTAACCTCACCGTCGAGGAGAACCTGCTAGCGGGGGCTTACCTCGAGAGGGACAAGTCGAAGGTGAGGGAGAGGCTCGAGCTCGTGTACAGCATATTCCCGAGGCTCAAAGAGAGGAGGGGCCAGCTAGCGGGCTCGCTGTCGGGTGGCGAGGCGCAGATGCTTGCGCTTGGCAGGGGGCTGATGACCTCGCCCATGCTGTTGTTGGTCGACGAGATGAGCCTGGGACTAGCGCCTAAGGTGGTACTAGCGCTCTTCGACCTCGTAGTGAAGCTGAACAAGGAGTACGGGCTCACGATGCTGGTAGTGGAGCAGCACGTCAAGAACGCACTGGAGATCTCGAGCCGCGGCTACGTCCTCGAGAACGGAAGGGTCGTGCTCGAGGGAGACGGCAGGAGCCTGCTATCTAACGAGATGTTGAAGAAGGCCTACCTGATATACTGA
- a CDS encoding ABC transporter ATP-binding protein — translation MSGPEVILRVENVTKRFGGVVALNDVTLSVGRGEIVGLIGPNGSGKTTLFNCITGVYKPDRGRVFFMGRDITGLQPHEVAKLGIARTWQKVRPFRNLTVLEAVTTGALLRTDSVEEARKTAVEVLELIGLPREEWGRLGSEITLMEHKLVDLARALATGPQLLLLDEIAAGLRPHEQERLAEVIKKVWSDRGLTIVVVEHVMRFVMSLSKRVVVLHEGRVIAEGPPEEVASNPRVIEAYLGIKPV, via the coding sequence GTGAGCGGCCCGGAAGTCATCCTGAGGGTCGAGAACGTGACGAAGAGGTTCGGCGGTGTAGTGGCGCTCAACGACGTCACCCTCAGCGTGGGTAGAGGGGAGATAGTCGGCCTCATAGGGCCCAACGGCTCCGGTAAGACGACGCTGTTCAACTGTATCACCGGGGTGTACAAGCCTGACAGGGGCAGGGTGTTCTTCATGGGTAGGGACATAACCGGCCTACAGCCCCACGAGGTGGCGAAGCTGGGTATAGCCAGGACGTGGCAGAAGGTGAGGCCTTTCAGGAACCTGACCGTCCTAGAGGCCGTGACAACAGGGGCTCTCCTGAGGACGGACAGCGTGGAGGAGGCCCGTAAAACAGCCGTCGAGGTCCTAGAGTTGATCGGTCTACCAAGGGAGGAATGGGGGAGGCTGGGGAGCGAGATCACGCTAATGGAGCACAAGCTTGTAGACCTGGCTAGAGCCCTGGCCACCGGGCCCCAACTCCTCTTGCTGGACGAGATCGCCGCCGGCCTCAGGCCCCACGAGCAGGAGAGGCTGGCCGAGGTCATCAAGAAGGTGTGGAGCGACCGGGGCTTGACCATCGTAGTGGTCGAGCACGTCATGAGGTTCGTAATGTCCCTGAGCAAGAGGGTCGTGGTACTCCACGAGGGCAGGGTGATCGCCGAGGGCCCCCCAGAGGAGGTCGCCTCGAACCCCAGGGTGATAGAGGCGTACCTTGGTATCAAGCCCGTCTAG
- a CDS encoding branched-chain amino acid ABC transporter permease, whose translation MLTRSTLLSIALFQAALLAVGFLVSGNNYYMLLLTQVALFASFVAAWNIIGGLTGQLDLASSAYMALGGIVTSLLWMRLGLPPVVGVWAGGAVAAGLAVLIGIPTFRFGVREVWYALMTASLVVILNNLFRYFMGPWDFYLPNKWGWLYLRPRTYFELFIIVDVVLLAVILVNIYITGSKIGYYLRNIKEDELVSEAIGVDTRLYKLIALAIYSFITGAAGFLQVVIYSSFSYRLFDAGLAISIAIMGIIGGLGSISGAIAAAVVFRALGEYLRSTLGGVFPGLDLLLYGVALIVVGILKPEGLAGLFNQLRRWWRK comes from the coding sequence GTGTTGACGAGGAGCACTCTACTCTCGATCGCCCTCTTCCAAGCCGCCCTACTGGCAGTGGGCTTCCTAGTGTCGGGGAACAACTACTACATGCTCTTACTGACCCAGGTAGCGCTGTTCGCGTCCTTCGTCGCCGCTTGGAACATCATCGGCGGCCTGACCGGGCAGCTGGACTTGGCTTCGAGCGCTTACATGGCTCTCGGGGGTATAGTGACCTCGCTCTTGTGGATGAGGCTCGGGCTACCGCCAGTGGTGGGCGTGTGGGCGGGCGGCGCCGTGGCCGCGGGTCTGGCAGTGTTGATCGGTATACCCACGTTCAGGTTCGGGGTCAGAGAGGTCTGGTACGCCCTGATGACAGCCTCCCTTGTCGTCATACTGAACAACTTGTTCAGGTACTTCATGGGCCCCTGGGACTTCTACTTGCCGAACAAGTGGGGCTGGCTGTACCTGAGGCCCAGGACCTACTTCGAGCTCTTCATCATAGTCGACGTGGTCTTGTTGGCGGTCATACTCGTCAACATCTACATCACGGGCTCCAAGATCGGCTACTACTTGAGGAATATAAAGGAGGACGAGCTCGTCTCCGAGGCTATCGGCGTCGACACGAGGCTCTACAAGCTGATAGCTCTAGCCATATACTCGTTCATAACGGGCGCGGCCGGGTTTTTACAGGTGGTCATATACTCGAGCTTCTCGTACAGGCTCTTCGACGCTGGGCTCGCTATAAGCATCGCTATAATGGGGATAATCGGGGGCCTAGGCTCTATTAGCGGGGCGATAGCGGCCGCCGTGGTCTTCAGGGCTCTAGGCGAGTACCTGCGTAGCACCCTGGGCGGGGTCTTCCCCGGCCTAGACCTCCTCCTCTACGGCGTGGCCCTGATAGTCGTCGGGATCCTCAAGCCAGAGGGCCTAGCCGGGCTTTTCAACCAGTTGAGGAGGTGGTGGAGGAAGTGA
- a CDS encoding branched-chain amino acid ABC transporter permease encodes MSVGGVLIAILQQVMDGVFLGLFYAIVASGLALIFGVMDIINFAHGDLVMISAYFVWLISTYLNIDPLLSMLLVLPVLFVLGLAIQKGLINPVLGKEPLIQIAVTVGLGFVLQNIALGYFKAEPRGYPNPVFSEGLSIGPFVIYESKVLSAAISVLVLFLLDQFLSRTKLGLAMRAVTDDRSSAMLMGINVGRVYMLTFAIGMVLVGIASGLWMEMGQVWPYLGTSFSLVSWVAVALAGLGSIRGLVVSAVIIGIAESMGSLISPSVKMAVVYLIFFFILWFKPRGFFAKR; translated from the coding sequence ATGTCGGTTGGAGGAGTACTGATCGCCATCCTACAGCAGGTTATGGACGGTGTCTTCCTAGGCTTGTTCTACGCGATAGTAGCCTCAGGCCTAGCCCTCATATTCGGGGTCATGGACATAATCAACTTCGCCCACGGAGACCTAGTCATGATCTCGGCGTACTTCGTGTGGCTGATATCGACATACCTGAACATAGACCCTTTGTTGTCGATGCTCCTAGTGCTACCAGTATTGTTTGTGCTGGGGCTCGCGATACAGAAAGGGCTGATAAACCCTGTACTCGGCAAGGAACCCCTTATCCAGATAGCTGTAACGGTCGGGCTAGGTTTCGTGCTCCAGAACATAGCCCTAGGCTACTTCAAGGCCGAGCCGAGGGGCTACCCTAACCCCGTGTTCTCGGAAGGCCTAAGCATAGGGCCGTTCGTGATATACGAGTCAAAGGTGCTGTCGGCGGCCATATCGGTCCTCGTACTCTTCCTACTAGACCAGTTCTTGTCGAGGACTAAGCTAGGCCTGGCAATGAGGGCTGTTACAGACGATAGGTCTAGTGCCATGCTCATGGGCATCAACGTAGGGAGAGTCTACATGCTCACGTTCGCGATCGGAATGGTGTTGGTTGGGATCGCCTCGGGCCTGTGGATGGAGATGGGGCAGGTGTGGCCCTACCTAGGGACCTCCTTCAGCCTGGTCTCCTGGGTGGCCGTCGCACTAGCAGGGCTCGGCAGCATACGGGGCCTGGTCGTCTCGGCCGTGATCATCGGGATAGCCGAGTCTATGGGCAGCCTCATAAGCCCCTCGGTGAAGATGGCCGTGGTATACCTGATCTTCTTCTTCATACTGTGGTTTAAGCCGAGGGGCTTCTTCGCGAAGAGGTGA
- a CDS encoding ABC transporter substrate-binding protein: MASKPSRTPLIIAIVVIVAIVAAALGYYIYTSKPGPTPSPSPTPTKVKIEKVVIGVVQPLTGPYAIFGREAVDAARLVVDIINNELGGVRSLGGAKLDIVVEDAGTSPESARLAAEKLISQYHVPIIYGAYISRFTMAMGTVTEQNKVILVTDALVDDLANQGWMYFFRVAPRASAHGVSAVDFVMDMAKKYNVTIRTAVIINEDSVFGTTVSNGAHLQLVKYGVEVSSHITYPYDITDMSPIIDQIKRLNPDIIIAVPYFSDGVLFAKTAKAAGLNPKFIAGAGACGFTDPDSIKAAGDAVLYYTNTYSYNPAKPTEWNKKLVSEFMRRYGKMPTEAAGEVFYSFFTIYEALEKAGQMFPDDPLNPDHLRQAFLSLDLNESNSIAAQLYPTGRIKFAPNGENLYAGTAVLQVQLINGTLTPVVVWPQPQEGVQPVFPRPGS, from the coding sequence ATGGCTAGTAAACCCTCTCGAACCCCCTTAATAATCGCCATAGTGGTGATCGTAGCGATAGTTGCGGCTGCGCTGGGCTACTACATTTACACCTCGAAGCCCGGTCCGACACCTTCCCCGTCTCCAACCCCTACCAAGGTTAAGATTGAGAAGGTCGTCATCGGCGTTGTCCAGCCCTTGACGGGCCCTTACGCTATATTCGGTAGAGAGGCGGTCGACGCCGCCAGGCTTGTCGTGGACATAATCAACAACGAGCTAGGCGGGGTTAGGTCGCTCGGGGGCGCGAAGCTGGACATCGTGGTCGAGGACGCTGGTACGTCGCCCGAGTCCGCTAGGCTGGCGGCGGAGAAGCTGATCTCGCAGTACCACGTCCCCATAATATACGGGGCGTACATCAGCAGGTTCACGATGGCGATGGGTACTGTGACCGAGCAGAACAAGGTCATCCTGGTGACGGACGCCCTAGTAGACGACCTGGCTAACCAGGGCTGGATGTACTTCTTCAGAGTGGCCCCCAGAGCCAGCGCTCACGGAGTCTCGGCCGTGGACTTCGTCATGGATATGGCTAAGAAGTATAACGTGACCATTAGGACAGCCGTGATCATCAACGAGGACTCAGTGTTCGGGACTACGGTTAGCAACGGAGCCCACCTCCAGCTAGTGAAGTACGGCGTGGAGGTGTCGTCGCACATAACCTACCCGTACGACATCACGGACATGAGCCCGATCATAGACCAGATCAAGAGGTTGAACCCTGACATCATAATAGCTGTCCCCTACTTCAGCGACGGGGTCCTGTTCGCAAAGACGGCGAAGGCCGCCGGGCTGAACCCCAAGTTCATAGCCGGCGCCGGCGCGTGCGGCTTCACGGACCCGGACTCCATTAAGGCGGCCGGCGACGCCGTCCTGTACTACACCAACACCTACAGTTACAACCCGGCGAAGCCGACGGAGTGGAACAAGAAGCTGGTCAGCGAGTTCATGAGGAGGTACGGTAAGATGCCGACCGAGGCTGCCGGCGAGGTCTTCTACTCCTTCTTCACGATCTACGAGGCGCTCGAGAAGGCCGGCCAGATGTTCCCGGACGACCCGTTGAACCCGGACCACTTGAGGCAGGCCTTCCTCAGCCTAGACCTGAACGAGAGCAACAGCATAGCCGCCCAGCTCTACCCGACGGGCAGGATCAAGTTCGCGCCGAACGGCGAGAACCTGTACGCGGGTACAGCCGTACTACAAGTACAGTTGATAAACGGCACTCTAACACCTGTCGTTGTGTGGCCTCAGCCACAGGAGGGCGTCCAACCCGTATTCCCTAGACCCGGTAGCTGA
- a CDS encoding (2Fe-2S)-binding protein gives MRVSFKLNNQPVEVDVEPNEVLLDTLRLRLKVTSVKRGCERGECGACTVLIDGEPVYSCLVLTPQVEGREVVTLEGLQGDELAGRIVKALVEEGAVQCGFCTPGFVLTVYAGLKKGLIKTLEDAKKAIEGNLCRCTGYVKILRAVSRLIK, from the coding sequence GTGAGGGTCTCTTTCAAGCTGAACAACCAACCCGTTGAGGTGGACGTCGAGCCCAACGAGGTGTTGCTTGACACCCTCAGGCTCAGGTTGAAGGTCACGAGCGTGAAGAGGGGGTGTGAGAGAGGAGAGTGCGGCGCCTGCACCGTCCTGATCGACGGCGAGCCCGTGTACTCGTGCCTAGTCCTAACGCCGCAGGTCGAGGGCAGAGAGGTGGTGACGCTCGAGGGGCTCCAGGGGGACGAGCTGGCGGGGAGGATAGTCAAGGCCCTGGTAGAGGAGGGGGCTGTCCAGTGCGGCTTCTGCACGCCGGGCTTTGTCCTGACCGTGTACGCAGGGTTGAAGAAGGGGCTGATAAAGACCTTGGAGGACGCCAAGAAGGCTATCGAGGGTAACCTGTGCAGGTGCACCGGCTACGTTAAGATCCTCAGGGCTGTCTCAAGGCTAATCAAGTGA